The Streptomyces sp. Alt3 genome has a segment encoding these proteins:
- a CDS encoding TerC family protein: MDVSWTLWTLTILGLVALISVDFFIGRKPHDVSTKEAGIWTIVWITLAALFGLGLLVFGESQASGEFFAGFITEKSLSVDNLFVFVLIMAKFSVPSHLQQRVLLVGVLIALVLRAIFIAAGAAVIANFSWVFYIFGAFLIYTAWKLIQEARADEEEDDFEENRLLKSIEHRFGVADKYHGTKLFIRNNGKRIMTPLMVVMLAIGTTDVLFALDSIPAIFGLTQDPYIVFTANAFALMGLRQLYFLIGGLLKKLVHLSYGLSVILGFIGVKLVLHALHESGVHVPEISIPFSLTVICGVLVITTITSLIATRKQEAAEKDAGKRPETGEQTDSSENVGAEK; the protein is encoded by the coding sequence GTGGACGTTTCATGGACCCTTTGGACGCTGACCATTCTCGGTCTCGTCGCCCTCATCTCCGTCGACTTCTTCATCGGGCGCAAGCCTCATGACGTGTCGACCAAGGAAGCCGGAATCTGGACCATCGTCTGGATCACCCTGGCCGCTCTCTTCGGACTGGGCCTGCTGGTCTTCGGCGAGAGTCAGGCCTCGGGAGAGTTCTTCGCCGGCTTCATCACCGAGAAGTCGCTCAGTGTCGACAACCTCTTCGTCTTCGTCCTGATCATGGCGAAGTTCTCGGTGCCCTCCCACCTCCAGCAGCGGGTGCTGCTCGTCGGTGTGCTGATCGCGCTGGTGCTGCGGGCGATCTTCATCGCCGCCGGCGCCGCGGTCATCGCCAACTTCTCGTGGGTCTTCTACATCTTCGGCGCGTTCCTGATCTACACCGCCTGGAAGCTGATCCAGGAGGCGCGGGCCGACGAGGAGGAGGACGACTTCGAGGAGAACCGTCTCCTGAAGTCGATCGAGCACCGCTTCGGTGTCGCCGACAAGTACCACGGGACCAAGCTCTTCATCCGGAACAACGGCAAGCGCATCATGACCCCCCTGATGGTGGTCATGCTCGCCATCGGCACCACCGATGTGCTCTTCGCGCTGGACTCCATCCCGGCGATCTTCGGCCTGACCCAGGACCCGTACATCGTCTTCACCGCGAACGCCTTCGCCCTGATGGGCCTGCGTCAGCTGTACTTCCTCATCGGCGGTCTGCTGAAGAAGCTGGTCCACCTCAGCTACGGGCTCTCGGTGATCCTCGGGTTCATCGGCGTCAAGCTGGTGCTGCACGCCCTGCACGAGTCCGGGGTGCACGTCCCGGAGATCTCCATCCCGTTCTCCCTCACCGTCATCTGCGGCGTCCTGGTGATCACCACGATCACCAGCCTCATCGCCACCAGGAAGCAGGAAGCGGCCGAGAAGGACGCGGGGAAGCGCCCGGAGACGGGCGAGCAGACGGACAGCAGCGAGAACGTCGGCGCGGAGAAGTAG
- a CDS encoding MBL fold metallo-hydrolase, protein MTYSGTVKVGGPADVHELTDLMISKVAVGPMNNNAYLLRCRATGEQLLIDAAAEAGVLLRLIGEDGIASVVTTHRHGDHWQALGEVVAATGARTYAGRYDAEGIPVPTDELVEDDGTIRVGRVTLTARHLTGHTPGSIALVYDAPHGAPHVFTGDCLFPGGVGNTHKDPEAFASLLHDVETKLFDRLPDETWVYPGHGHDTTLGAERPHLPQWRERGW, encoded by the coding sequence ATGACGTACAGCGGAACGGTCAAGGTCGGCGGACCTGCCGATGTGCACGAGCTGACGGATCTGATGATCTCCAAGGTCGCCGTCGGCCCGATGAACAACAACGCCTATCTGCTGCGCTGCCGGGCCACCGGCGAGCAGCTCCTGATCGACGCGGCCGCCGAGGCCGGCGTCCTGCTGCGGCTGATCGGCGAGGACGGCATCGCCTCGGTCGTCACGACGCACCGGCACGGTGACCACTGGCAGGCCCTCGGCGAGGTGGTCGCGGCCACCGGGGCGCGGACGTACGCCGGGAGGTACGACGCCGAGGGCATCCCGGTCCCCACCGACGAGCTCGTCGAGGACGACGGCACGATCCGGGTGGGCCGGGTCACGCTGACCGCCAGGCACCTGACCGGCCACACCCCGGGGTCCATCGCCCTGGTGTACGACGCCCCGCACGGAGCCCCGCACGTGTTCACGGGGGACTGCCTCTTCCCCGGCGGCGTAGGCAATACGCACAAGGACCCGGAGGCGTTCGCGAGCCTGCTCCACGACGTGGAGACCAAGCTGTTCGACCGGCTGCCGGACGAGACGTGGGTCTACCCGGGGCACGGTCACGACACCACGCTCGGCGCCGAGCGCCCTCACCTGCCGCAGTGGCGTGAGCGCGGCTGGTGA
- a CDS encoding maleylpyruvate isomerase family mycothiol-dependent enzyme has protein sequence MTDHARDLEAVREATDRLLGATGKMDDGFLAEPSRLPGWSRGHVLAHLSRNADALANVLQGRPMYANSETRDADIERDAPRPLAEQVADLRASAAAFIAVAEAPADRERTVTLRNGVTDSASRIPFRRLIEVELHHVDLGVGYELEALPEEFVIRENDFLAQRFAGHPDVVPTTAVTEDGQLWTTGGGSDGAAVTVRGTATDILGWLCGRRDGSALTVDGGGLPALPPL, from the coding sequence ATGACTGATCATGCGCGCGACCTGGAAGCTGTACGTGAAGCGACCGATCGGCTGCTCGGTGCCACGGGCAAGATGGACGACGGCTTCCTTGCCGAGCCGTCGCGTCTGCCGGGCTGGAGCCGCGGCCATGTTCTTGCCCACCTGTCACGTAACGCCGACGCCCTCGCAAATGTTCTCCAGGGGCGCCCGATGTACGCGAACAGCGAAACCCGGGACGCCGACATCGAGCGTGACGCCCCCCGGCCCCTGGCCGAGCAGGTCGCCGACCTGCGGGCGAGCGCCGCGGCCTTCATCGCCGTGGCCGAGGCGCCGGCGGACCGGGAACGCACGGTCACCCTGCGCAACGGTGTGACGGATTCGGCGTCCCGGATTCCTTTCCGCCGCCTGATCGAGGTGGAGCTGCACCACGTCGACCTGGGGGTGGGGTACGAGCTGGAGGCCCTGCCGGAGGAGTTCGTGATCCGGGAGAACGACTTCCTGGCGCAGCGGTTCGCGGGGCACCCCGACGTCGTCCCCACGACCGCGGTCACCGAGGACGGACAGCTGTGGACCACGGGCGGCGGCTCCGACGGCGCCGCGGTCACCGTCCGGGGAACGGCCACCGACATCCTGGGCTGGCTCTGCGGACGCCGTGACGGCTCGGCACTGACGGTGGACGGCGGCGGTCTCCCGGCGCTGCCCCCGCTATAG